The Sphingobacterium bambusae genome includes a window with the following:
- the dnaE gene encoding DNA polymerase III subunit alpha: MYIIFDTETTGLPKRWDAPITDTDNWPRCIQIAWQLHDEMGRLVEHQDYLIRPDGFNIPYDSEKIHGISTELAEKDGVPLLDVLHKFNEALAKAKFVVGQNIGFDLNIMGSEFYRYGVESPMSAMSVLDTCTEVTAELLQLPGGRGGRYKLPNLTELHGHLFGVPFAEAHNATADVEATTRCFFELVRREIFTAEELQVDTGYFVEFKQHNPDLIESVGLRHINLKAASDAIRKEQKSDTPKVVIDETVQKALADAEFAHLHNHSQFSVLQSTIGVANLVDAAIKANMPAVALTDHGNMMGAFHFVSKAVGYNKEVAAKNAEAIERGEEPTARTIKPIVGCEFYVCENYKDKSRKDNGYQIVFLAKNKAGYHNLAKMASAAYTEGFYYVPRIDKSVIERYKENLIVLSGNLHGEVPSKVLNIGETQAEEALLWWKEQFGDDFYMELMRHGQEDENRVNDTLVELAHKHDVKLLATNNTYYLNKADAHAHDILLCVKDGEKLSTPKGRGRGFRFGLPNQEYYFKSADEMKKAFSDLPEAIINIQDLLDKIEVYSLNRDVLLPKFDIPEQFQHAEDEVDGGKRGENAYLRHLTYKGAESRYAEIDEVVTERLDFELATIERTGYPGYFLIVQDFIAEARNMGVSVGPGRGSAAGSAVAYCLGITNLDPIQYDLLFERFLNPDRVSMPDIDVDFDDEGRGRVMQYVIDKYGASQVAQIITYGTMAAKSSIKDTARVLDLPLQDANEIAKLIPNLKLSKIFAMDDKGLKEVLRSEEIEAVNRLKNLADGAGLEAETIKQARVLEGSMRNTGVHACGVIITPDDITNFVPVSLAKDSDLFVTQFDNSVVESAGLLKMDFLGLKTLTLIKDTVTNVKLRHGVELDPDKFPIDDVLTYELFQRGETIGVFQYESPGMQKYMKELKPTVFADLIAMNALYRPGPMEYIPSFVKRKHGIEPITYDLDACEEYLQETYGITVYQEQVMLLSQKLAGFSKGDADVLRKAMGKKQKAVLDKMKPKFVNQAAEKGHAPKVLEKIWTDWEAFASYAFNKSHSTCYAWIAYQTAYLKAHYPAEYMAAVLSNNMNDIKQVTFFMEECRRMGLAVLGPDVNESYYKFTVNEKGAIRFGMGAVKGVGAGAVDTVVQTREKGGKYKSVFDLAKRIDLRAANKKAFESLAYAGGFDSFTNTHRAQYFSSEGDNSTGLEKAIKYGNRVKDNESSAQASLFGGSAATELPEPVLAPCAAWGLIEKLKYEKDVIGIYLTSHPLDNYKFEIKHFCSNKVSDLQLINKVKASEVEDEVLIDFNRIKNKEVILGGIIAVANHRVAKSGKPFGSFIIEDYSDSYEIMVFGEDYVKFKGYLQEGFFVQIRGLVQERFKQIGNWGFELKHIQLLSDIREKMAKSFTIQLPLHLLDEKLVQLVQGLVESTKTEGAESTCQLKFKILDVQDELAIEMPAKSIKINLTNEFLDGIEKLEGVNYKLN, encoded by the coding sequence ATGTATATAATTTTTGATACGGAAACAACCGGTTTGCCCAAACGTTGGGACGCGCCTATAACGGATACGGACAATTGGCCGCGTTGTATTCAGATTGCTTGGCAATTGCATGATGAAATGGGGCGTTTGGTTGAACACCAAGATTACCTTATTCGGCCTGATGGCTTTAACATTCCCTACGACTCGGAAAAGATTCATGGTATTTCTACTGAGCTGGCCGAGAAAGACGGCGTACCCTTACTTGATGTATTGCACAAATTCAACGAGGCACTAGCGAAAGCTAAGTTTGTCGTCGGACAAAATATCGGATTCGACCTCAACATTATGGGCAGTGAGTTTTATCGCTATGGCGTAGAGTCTCCCATGTCAGCAATGTCTGTGTTGGATACCTGTACAGAAGTGACGGCAGAGCTCTTGCAGTTGCCCGGTGGTCGTGGTGGCCGTTATAAATTGCCCAATCTGACGGAACTGCATGGACATTTATTTGGTGTGCCGTTTGCAGAAGCCCACAATGCTACCGCCGATGTGGAAGCGACGACGCGTTGTTTCTTTGAGCTGGTCAGACGGGAAATTTTTACGGCGGAAGAGCTGCAGGTAGATACCGGTTATTTTGTCGAATTTAAGCAGCACAATCCCGATCTCATTGAATCGGTAGGACTGCGCCATATCAACCTAAAGGCTGCTTCAGATGCTATCCGCAAGGAACAGAAGAGCGATACGCCTAAGGTCGTTATCGATGAAACTGTTCAAAAAGCACTGGCTGATGCTGAGTTTGCTCATTTACATAACCACTCACAATTCTCTGTTTTACAATCTACTATAGGTGTAGCAAATTTAGTGGATGCGGCGATTAAAGCAAATATGCCTGCCGTTGCGTTGACCGATCATGGTAATATGATGGGAGCCTTCCATTTTGTGAGTAAAGCCGTTGGTTACAACAAAGAGGTTGCTGCAAAGAATGCGGAAGCTATTGAACGTGGGGAAGAGCCTACGGCACGTACCATAAAGCCGATTGTGGGCTGTGAGTTTTACGTTTGTGAAAATTATAAGGATAAATCAAGAAAGGATAACGGCTACCAAATTGTGTTCTTGGCCAAGAATAAGGCAGGTTATCATAATTTAGCAAAGATGGCCTCCGCGGCTTACACAGAGGGGTTTTACTATGTGCCGCGTATTGATAAATCTGTTATCGAACGCTATAAGGAAAACCTGATTGTGCTTTCTGGCAACTTGCATGGAGAGGTGCCGAGTAAGGTCTTAAATATTGGTGAAACACAAGCAGAAGAAGCCTTGCTGTGGTGGAAAGAGCAGTTTGGGGATGACTTTTACATGGAGTTGATGCGTCACGGTCAGGAGGATGAGAACCGGGTAAACGATACACTCGTGGAGCTGGCTCATAAGCATGATGTGAAGTTGTTGGCGACCAATAATACCTATTACTTGAATAAGGCCGACGCGCATGCGCACGATATTTTGCTCTGCGTGAAGGATGGCGAAAAGCTATCCACACCAAAAGGTCGAGGTCGTGGTTTCCGTTTTGGCCTCCCCAATCAAGAATACTATTTCAAATCGGCCGATGAGATGAAGAAGGCCTTTTCAGATTTGCCGGAGGCCATTATCAATATTCAGGACCTTTTAGATAAAATTGAGGTCTATTCGCTTAATCGAGATGTTTTACTTCCGAAGTTTGATATTCCCGAGCAATTTCAACATGCGGAAGACGAGGTTGATGGCGGGAAGCGTGGCGAGAATGCCTATTTACGTCACCTGACCTATAAAGGTGCCGAAAGTCGCTATGCAGAAATTGACGAAGTTGTCACGGAGCGTCTAGATTTTGAGCTGGCTACGATCGAAAGAACAGGATATCCGGGTTATTTCCTAATCGTGCAGGATTTCATTGCCGAAGCACGAAACATGGGGGTTTCTGTTGGTCCTGGGCGTGGTTCGGCGGCAGGTTCTGCAGTAGCCTATTGCTTAGGAATTACCAATTTAGACCCTATACAGTACGATCTTCTATTCGAACGTTTCCTAAATCCTGACCGGGTGTCCATGCCCGATATCGACGTCGATTTCGACGATGAGGGTCGCGGTAGGGTTATGCAATATGTAATCGACAAATATGGTGCTTCGCAGGTAGCACAGATCATTACTTACGGTACGATGGCTGCAAAGTCTTCCATCAAGGATACGGCGCGTGTGTTGGATTTGCCTCTGCAGGATGCCAATGAGATCGCTAAGCTTATCCCAAATTTGAAGCTCAGCAAGATTTTTGCGATGGACGACAAAGGACTGAAGGAAGTTCTTCGTTCAGAGGAGATTGAGGCGGTAAATAGGTTAAAGAATCTGGCTGATGGTGCCGGTTTGGAAGCGGAAACCATCAAGCAGGCACGTGTGCTCGAAGGTTCTATGCGTAATACAGGGGTGCATGCCTGTGGGGTGATCATTACGCCGGATGACATCACGAATTTCGTTCCGGTTTCGCTGGCAAAAGACTCCGATTTATTTGTTACACAATTTGATAACTCCGTGGTGGAGAGTGCCGGTCTACTGAAGATGGACTTTCTTGGGCTTAAAACGCTCACACTGATTAAAGACACCGTAACGAATGTCAAATTGCGCCATGGGGTGGAGTTGGATCCCGACAAGTTTCCCATTGATGATGTCTTGACATACGAACTCTTCCAACGCGGCGAAACGATTGGCGTCTTCCAATATGAGTCGCCCGGCATGCAGAAGTACATGAAGGAGCTGAAGCCTACTGTTTTTGCTGATTTAATTGCGATGAATGCCCTTTATCGGCCAGGACCGATGGAGTATATCCCGTCGTTCGTTAAACGTAAACATGGGATAGAACCGATAACCTACGATTTGGATGCCTGCGAAGAATATTTGCAGGAAACCTATGGCATTACGGTATACCAAGAGCAGGTGATGTTGCTCTCGCAGAAATTGGCGGGCTTCTCGAAAGGTGATGCCGACGTTTTGCGGAAAGCCATGGGTAAGAAGCAAAAGGCTGTATTGGATAAGATGAAGCCTAAATTTGTCAACCAAGCAGCGGAGAAAGGGCATGCTCCAAAGGTATTGGAGAAAATATGGACCGACTGGGAAGCTTTTGCATCCTACGCTTTTAATAAGTCTCACTCAACATGCTACGCTTGGATAGCTTACCAAACAGCTTATTTAAAAGCGCATTATCCGGCAGAATATATGGCGGCCGTGCTTTCCAATAATATGAATGATATCAAACAGGTGACGTTCTTTATGGAAGAATGTCGACGTATGGGCTTGGCGGTTTTAGGACCAGATGTCAATGAGTCGTATTACAAATTTACGGTGAATGAAAAGGGGGCTATTCGTTTTGGTATGGGTGCGGTGAAAGGTGTTGGCGCCGGCGCGGTAGACACCGTGGTGCAAACTCGTGAAAAGGGTGGTAAGTATAAGTCGGTGTTCGATCTTGCCAAACGTATCGATCTTCGTGCTGCCAATAAGAAGGCCTTTGAAAGCCTTGCTTATGCTGGTGGTTTTGATAGCTTTACCAATACGCACCGGGCGCAGTACTTTAGTTCGGAGGGTGATAACTCGACCGGATTGGAGAAAGCAATCAAATATGGTAACCGCGTCAAGGATAATGAAAGTTCGGCGCAAGCCAGCTTGTTTGGTGGTTCAGCGGCTACGGAACTGCCCGAGCCTGTTTTGGCACCTTGTGCGGCCTGGGGGCTTATTGAAAAGCTGAAATACGAGAAGGATGTTATTGGTATTTATTTAACGAGCCATCCACTCGATAACTACAAGTTTGAAATAAAACATTTTTGTTCAAACAAGGTAAGTGATTTGCAATTAATAAATAAGGTTAAGGCTAGTGAAGTAGAGGATGAGGTGTTGATCGACTTTAATCGCATTAAAAATAAGGAAGTGATACTCGGTGGAATCATCGCGGTTGCCAATCACCGTGTGGCAAAATCTGGGAAGCCGTTTGGATCCTTTATTATTGAAGATTACAGTGATTCCTACGAAATCATGGTTTTCGGTGAAGATTATGTGAAGTTCAAAGGTTACCTGCAAGAAGGTTTTTTCGTGCAAATTAGAGGTTTGGTACAAGAGCGCTTTAAACAGATTGGTAACTGGGGCTTTGAGCTCAAGCATATTCAATTGTTATCGGATATTCGCGAGAAAATGGCTAAATCATTTACCATACAATTGCCTCTGCATCTGCTAGATGAGAAACTGGTACAGCTTGTCCAAGGTTTGGTGGAATCGACGAAGACAGAAGGTGCAGAATCTACTTGCCAGCTGAAGTTTAAAATTCTAGATGTGCAAGATGAGCTAGCTATAGAGATGCCAGCGAAATCGATCAAGATCAACTTGACGAATGAATTTTTAGATGGAATCGAGAAATTGGAAGGCGTAAATTATAAATTAAATTGA
- a CDS encoding aminopeptidase P family protein, whose product MFSPQTYQHRRTILQQTMGSGLLLFLGNIENPINFKHNTYAFRQDSTFLYYFGIQAANLAAIVDVDEQRTIIFGDELTIDQIVWMGRQETLREKCDKSAVADCRPFSELKEYISKASLSGRSIQYLPPYQSFNKILLSDLLGISIPQIQASEALIKAVVAQRSIKEDQEIEQIEEALRISVDMHLLAMKMTKPGMKEIEVANAIRHLAADQGAPLAYPPIVTIHGEILHNSYQLNTLKDGDMLLNDSGAETAMGYAGDLTRTFPVGRTFSSKQREIYDIVLQSFTDARELLRPGIAFKDVHISACRTLVAGLIDIGLMKGDPDEAVRQHAHTLFFQCGLGHMMGLDVHDMEDLGEQYVGYTSEQPKDTQTFGLKSLRLGKQLEEGFVVTVEPGVYIIPELIDRWQAEGKHASFINYDKVNEYRDFGGIRIEDNFLISTSGYRLLGPELVKAADDIEKLRLDYVS is encoded by the coding sequence ATGTTTTCACCTCAAACTTACCAGCACCGTCGCACTATATTACAACAAACGATGGGCAGTGGGTTGTTACTGTTCCTCGGAAATATTGAAAACCCGATAAACTTTAAACACAACACCTACGCTTTTAGACAGGACAGTACATTTCTGTACTATTTCGGTATTCAAGCGGCTAATCTAGCTGCTATTGTCGATGTGGACGAGCAACGTACCATTATTTTTGGCGACGAGTTGACCATCGACCAGATTGTATGGATGGGTCGTCAAGAAACACTCCGCGAGAAATGCGATAAATCGGCCGTTGCCGACTGCCGTCCTTTTTCCGAATTGAAAGAATACATAAGCAAGGCATCCCTTTCCGGCCGATCCATTCAATATCTCCCGCCCTACCAGTCGTTCAACAAAATTCTGTTAAGCGACCTGTTGGGAATAAGCATTCCACAGATACAAGCATCTGAAGCCTTGATTAAAGCCGTCGTTGCACAACGTTCTATCAAAGAAGATCAAGAAATTGAGCAGATCGAAGAGGCGTTGCGTATATCCGTTGATATGCATCTACTAGCGATGAAGATGACTAAACCAGGCATGAAGGAGATCGAGGTCGCTAATGCCATACGTCATTTGGCGGCCGATCAAGGTGCGCCTCTGGCCTACCCACCCATCGTGACCATACATGGCGAAATTTTGCATAACTCGTATCAGCTGAACACCTTGAAAGACGGTGACATGCTACTCAATGATTCCGGCGCCGAAACAGCCATGGGCTATGCCGGCGATTTAACCCGCACATTCCCAGTGGGAAGAACATTCAGTAGCAAACAGCGCGAGATCTACGATATCGTTCTGCAATCCTTTACCGATGCACGCGAACTATTGCGCCCCGGAATTGCTTTTAAGGACGTGCACATTAGCGCTTGCCGCACCTTGGTAGCTGGGCTTATCGATATCGGACTGATGAAAGGAGATCCTGATGAGGCCGTGCGCCAGCATGCTCACACCTTGTTTTTCCAATGTGGCCTAGGCCATATGATGGGACTCGATGTGCACGATATGGAAGACCTTGGCGAGCAATATGTGGGTTACACATCGGAGCAGCCAAAGGATACGCAAACATTTGGTCTAAAATCCTTACGCTTGGGTAAGCAACTGGAAGAAGGTTTTGTCGTCACGGTAGAGCCCGGTGTATATATCATCCCGGAGCTGATCGATAGATGGCAAGCCGAAGGCAAACACGCATCCTTTATCAACTACGATAAGGTAAACGAATACCGTGATTTCGGCGGCATACGTATCGAAGACAACTTCTTGATTTCGACGAGCGGCTACCGTTTGCTAGGACCTGAACTCGTAAAAGCAGCAGATGATATTGAAAAATTAAGATTAGATTATGTTTCCTAA
- a CDS encoding DUF3267 domain-containing protein, producing the protein MEELQGDREMRTIDLAKANKLGCFIYVPVFLVYWLPFYFLWQRGLGTNELLNSLKIAINPGLFIALLIGILLVGILLHELIHGLCWAIFAKGGWRSIKFGVLWKYATPYCHCRVPLTIPQYTFGALMPFVVLGFLPAIVACCTGSVPVLIFAVFFTAAAIGDFMIVNMIRKEPRQAMILDHPSEAGYYVYLHQEEKGEDE; encoded by the coding sequence ATGGAAGAGTTGCAGGGCGATCGCGAAATGCGAACTATTGATTTGGCGAAAGCAAACAAGCTAGGTTGCTTTATTTATGTACCTGTCTTTCTAGTTTATTGGCTACCATTTTACTTTTTATGGCAGCGTGGTCTGGGCACAAACGAACTGCTTAACAGCTTGAAGATTGCTATAAATCCTGGTCTGTTCATTGCCCTTTTAATAGGGATTTTGTTGGTTGGTATCCTACTGCACGAGTTGATCCATGGCTTGTGTTGGGCTATTTTCGCTAAGGGTGGTTGGCGATCGATCAAGTTTGGTGTCTTATGGAAATATGCAACACCCTATTGCCATTGCAGGGTGCCGCTGACTATACCACAGTATACCTTTGGCGCATTAATGCCCTTTGTTGTATTGGGTTTTTTGCCCGCGATAGTGGCCTGCTGCACAGGCAGTGTTCCAGTTCTGATCTTTGCTGTGTTCTTTACAGCTGCGGCTATTGGTGATTTTATGATAGTGAATATGATCCGCAAAGAGCCGCGACAAGCGATGATTTTGGATCATCCGTCGGAGGCTGGATATTATGTTTATCTGCATCAAGAAGAGAAGGGTGAAGATGAGTGA
- the lpxB gene encoding lipid-A-disaccharide synthase: MNYYLIAGETSGDLHGANLIKALKREDNHASFRIVGGDLMKDASGETPLIHCADMAFMGFVEVIKNLSTIKKNLSIVKNDLKQHRPDTLILIDFPGFNLKIAAFAKKLGIRVCYYISPKIWAWNQGRVHKIKKVVDHMFCILPFEVDFYKKYQYKVDYIGNPLLDAIDAYTFNANFVATNALNDRPIIALLPGSRKMEIDMLMPEMVDLYYLFPAHQFVIAGAPNFDEDYYKQFIGDLPIKVVFNQTYDLLKNADAAVVTSGTATLETGILRVPQVVVYRANKLTVWIARLVIKVRFISLVNLINDFLSVRELIQDDCNTRSIADELDELINNKAHRESVLENYDMLNEKLGSPGASEKAAKLIVHYTGKS, translated from the coding sequence ATGAACTACTACCTTATAGCGGGCGAAACATCGGGCGACTTACACGGCGCAAATCTTATCAAGGCTTTAAAGAGAGAAGATAACCATGCCAGCTTTCGTATTGTTGGAGGAGATTTGATGAAGGACGCCTCTGGAGAGACTCCACTTATACATTGTGCCGATATGGCTTTCATGGGTTTCGTTGAGGTCATCAAAAATCTAAGTACAATCAAAAAAAATTTAAGTATCGTCAAAAATGATCTTAAACAACATCGTCCAGACACCCTTATATTGATCGATTTTCCCGGATTTAATTTGAAGATAGCGGCTTTTGCAAAGAAGCTAGGTATTAGGGTTTGTTATTATATCTCTCCTAAAATATGGGCTTGGAACCAAGGGCGTGTGCACAAAATTAAAAAGGTGGTGGATCACATGTTCTGTATACTCCCCTTTGAGGTCGATTTTTACAAAAAATACCAGTATAAAGTAGATTATATTGGCAACCCACTGCTTGACGCGATTGATGCTTACACATTCAACGCTAATTTCGTGGCAACTAATGCGTTGAATGACCGCCCGATTATTGCGTTACTGCCGGGCAGTAGAAAAATGGAAATAGACATGTTGATGCCTGAAATGGTTGATCTTTATTACCTTTTTCCTGCTCACCAATTTGTGATTGCGGGTGCACCGAACTTTGATGAGGATTATTACAAGCAATTTATTGGAGATTTACCAATTAAAGTAGTCTTCAACCAAACCTATGATTTACTGAAAAATGCAGATGCTGCCGTGGTTACCAGCGGCACGGCTACACTCGAGACCGGTATTCTGCGCGTTCCGCAAGTGGTTGTCTATCGTGCCAACAAACTGACCGTTTGGATTGCACGCTTAGTTATTAAAGTACGTTTTATCTCTTTGGTGAACCTGATTAATGACTTCCTCTCTGTACGCGAGTTGATACAAGACGACTGCAACACGCGCAGTATTGCGGATGAGCTGGATGAGCTTATCAACAACAAAGCGCACCGAGAAAGTGTCTTAGAAAACTACGATATGCTGAACGAAAAACTAGGCAGCCCGGGCGCCTCGGAGAAAGCTGCAAAATTAATTGTGCACTATACTGGCAAATCGTAA
- a CDS encoding porin, which yields MKGKLKYFLAGLGALCLTDVAEAQERDDRATILNFKGIQYMSKDSLFYTNFRFRMQNRAGFSNKLDREDNGAFDARIRRLRMRIDGYIYTPKVSYSIQLAFTRSDQDFDDTGVANIVRDAVVFYNFSDDFYLSFGQNKLPGNRQRVNSSGQLQFADRSLVNGHFTLDRDFGLSFNLSKKLGAMPINAKAAISTGEGRVASGTDDGLAYTGRIEFLPLGDFTNDGDYSEGDIEREKTPKLSIGGGYSYNDRTIREGGQLGRYVQNPFTLKTTFADAIFKYQGFAYQVEYLRRDVDNPFNIVDDRLNQLDGPEQEETYAYKGWGINQQTSYLINKGYEVAARYTYVNPHQQIRAFEEQTEVIELGLTKYIKAHRLKVQVNGNYTFINGDLNNNFRKNLWGGMVQVELGI from the coding sequence ATGAAAGGCAAGCTGAAATACTTTCTAGCGGGGCTTGGTGCCCTATGTTTAACCGACGTCGCAGAGGCGCAGGAACGTGATGACCGCGCAACGATATTGAATTTCAAAGGCATTCAATATATGAGTAAAGATTCGCTTTTCTATACCAATTTCCGGTTTCGCATGCAGAACCGAGCAGGATTTAGCAACAAATTAGACCGAGAAGACAATGGCGCTTTTGATGCGCGCATACGTCGTTTGCGGATGCGTATAGACGGTTATATTTACACGCCAAAGGTGTCCTACTCTATTCAGTTGGCCTTCACCCGATCGGATCAAGATTTTGATGATACCGGCGTAGCGAACATCGTGCGTGACGCCGTTGTTTTCTATAATTTCTCGGACGACTTTTACCTATCCTTCGGTCAAAACAAACTTCCGGGAAACAGGCAGCGTGTAAATTCCTCTGGACAATTGCAGTTCGCTGACCGTTCTTTGGTAAATGGACATTTTACCCTAGATCGAGATTTTGGACTTTCATTTAACCTCAGTAAAAAGCTGGGCGCCATGCCCATTAATGCGAAGGCCGCTATTTCTACCGGCGAGGGTCGTGTAGCAAGTGGAACGGATGATGGATTAGCGTATACTGGACGTATTGAATTCTTGCCTTTAGGCGACTTCACGAATGATGGCGACTACTCTGAGGGCGATATCGAGCGCGAGAAGACGCCAAAACTGTCTATCGGTGGTGGGTATAGCTATAATGACCGCACTATCCGTGAAGGAGGTCAATTGGGGCGATACGTACAAAATCCCTTTACCTTAAAAACGACTTTTGCAGATGCTATATTTAAATACCAAGGTTTTGCCTACCAAGTCGAATATCTACGTCGAGATGTCGATAACCCTTTTAATATTGTCGACGACCGCTTAAATCAGCTCGATGGCCCAGAACAAGAAGAGACCTATGCTTACAAAGGCTGGGGTATAAACCAACAGACATCCTACTTGATCAACAAGGGATACGAAGTAGCAGCGCGATACACCTACGTCAATCCACATCAACAAATAAGAGCATTTGAAGAGCAAACCGAAGTTATTGAACTAGGCCTTACAAAATACATCAAAGCACATCGATTAAAGGTACAAGTAAATGGAAATTACACCTTTATAAATGGTGATCTAAATAATAACTTCCGAAAAAATTTGTGGGGAGGAATGGTGCAGGTGGAACTGGGCATCTAA
- a CDS encoding WD40/YVTN/BNR-like repeat-containing protein, with the protein MKKIILGLLSTCFAACILHAQEIKPLTQKEQVSFRGIAVWNDDCVWVSGSKGTVGKSLDGGKSWSWISPKGYESYDFRDIEVFSKKEAVILAAGSPAVILRTTDGGDSWKEMYQDNRPAIFFDGMDFKGKEGFAVGDPIDGTFQLLQSKDKGKTWKDVSNFMFLIADSAEAAFAASGTSIQYLNNNVWLGTGGATANIFKRNEKALTMDKYPCPILQGSPSQGIFSIDFWSDKEGIVVGGDYLQDSISTNTIMLTSDGGQNWVSSSSQTSGFKSAVKFISRTVLLATGTSGTDISEDGGLQWRNISKESFNSIAVGKSRRVIYLTGSHGNVAKLSL; encoded by the coding sequence ATGAAAAAAATCATCCTTGGTTTGCTATCGACCTGTTTCGCTGCATGTATTTTGCATGCGCAAGAAATAAAACCATTGACCCAAAAAGAACAGGTAAGCTTTAGGGGAATTGCCGTGTGGAATGACGATTGCGTATGGGTAAGCGGTTCGAAAGGAACAGTTGGTAAATCTTTGGATGGTGGTAAAAGTTGGTCGTGGATTAGTCCTAAAGGTTATGAAAGCTATGATTTTCGCGACATCGAAGTATTTTCCAAGAAGGAGGCCGTGATCCTCGCTGCAGGTAGCCCTGCGGTTATTTTACGCACGACCGACGGCGGCGATAGTTGGAAGGAGATGTATCAGGATAATCGCCCAGCAATATTCTTTGATGGCATGGACTTTAAGGGCAAGGAGGGATTCGCAGTGGGTGATCCTATCGATGGCACCTTTCAGCTGCTACAATCAAAAGATAAGGGTAAAACGTGGAAAGATGTATCTAACTTTATGTTTTTAATCGCCGACTCTGCAGAAGCTGCCTTCGCAGCCAGCGGAACCTCTATACAGTATCTCAATAATAACGTGTGGCTCGGTACAGGCGGGGCTACGGCAAATATATTTAAACGAAATGAAAAGGCGCTAACCATGGATAAATATCCCTGCCCTATCTTACAAGGTTCGCCTAGTCAGGGGATTTTTTCTATAGACTTTTGGAGCGATAAAGAGGGTATTGTTGTTGGCGGTGACTACCTGCAGGACAGCATTTCAACGAACACCATCATGTTGACATCGGACGGCGGGCAAAATTGGGTTAGTTCATCCTCTCAAACAAGCGGATTTAAATCGGCCGTTAAATTTATCAGCCGTACGGTTTTACTAGCAACCGGAACTTCTGGGACGGATATTTCGGAAGACGGCGGCTTACAGTGGCGCAACATTTCTAAGGAAAGCTTTAACAGCATTGCTGTAGGCAAAAGTCGTCGCGTAATTTATCTGACAGGTAGCCATGGCAACGTGGCTAAACTTTCTTTATAG
- the trxA gene encoding thioredoxin, producing MALEITDSNFEELVLKSDKPVLIDFWAEWCGPCRMVGPVVDEIASEYDGQAVIGKVNVDHNPEISVKYGIRNIPALLFFKNGEIVDKQIGAVPKSVLVEKLTKQL from the coding sequence ATGGCATTAGAAATAACAGATAGCAATTTTGAAGAATTAGTTCTTAAATCTGATAAACCGGTTTTAATCGACTTTTGGGCAGAGTGGTGTGGTCCTTGCCGCATGGTTGGTCCCGTAGTTGATGAAATCGCTTCAGAATATGATGGACAAGCGGTGATTGGTAAAGTAAATGTAGATCATAATCCGGAAATCTCTGTGAAATATGGTATTCGTAATATCCCAGCTTTGTTGTTCTTCAAAAACGGAGAGATTGTAGACAAGCAAATTGGTGCTGTGCCGAAATCTGTTTTAGTCGAGAAATTGACGAAACAACTTTAG